In Cygnus atratus isolate AKBS03 ecotype Queensland, Australia chromosome 5, CAtr_DNAZoo_HiC_assembly, whole genome shotgun sequence, a single window of DNA contains:
- the TBPL2 gene encoding TATA box-binding protein-like 2, translating into FKDGLSASPQLFTPMSPYDVDLPIQTEDGSFGSQFNQPKELPADFSSVDLSFLPDITQDNKEQNLSEDGHEMQEKLDGSVSRNQDSGIFMNESSLSCPDATQPSPEESSVCPPLTPMTPVTPVTPASESSGIVPQLQNIVSTVNLACKLDLKNIALHARNAEYNPKRFAAVIMRIREPRTTALIFSSGKMVCTGAKSEEQSRLAARKYARVVQKLGFPAKFLDFKIQNMVGSCDVRFPIRLEGLVLTHQQFSSYEPELFPGLIYRMVKPRIVLLIFVSGKVVLTGAKERSEIYEAFENIYPILKGFKKAS; encoded by the exons TTCAAGGATGGCCTCTCAGCTAGTCCTCAGCTGTTCACTCCCATGAGCCCTTATGATGTGGACCTTCCAATCCAAACTGAAGATGGATCATTTGGTTCTCAATTTAATCAGCCCAAGGAGCTTCCTGCAGACTTCTCCTCTGTGGACCTCAGCTTTCTTCCAGATATTACTCAGgataacaaagaacaaaacctaTCTGAGGATGGTCATGAAATGCAAGAGAAGCTTGATGGGTCAGTATCAAGAAATCAGGACAGTGGTATCTTCATGAATGAAAGCAGCTTATCATGCCCAGATGCAACTCAGCCATCTCCTGAAGAGTCCAGTGTGTGTCCCCCTCTGACACCAATGACTCCTGTGACCCCAGTGACACCTGCTTCAGAAAGCTCTGGCATAGTTCCTCAGTTACA GAATATAGTGTCGACTGTAAACTTGGCTTGCAAACTAGATCTGAAGAACATAGCTCTGCATGCCAGAAATGCGGAGTATAACCCAAAG AGATTTGCTGCGGTGATCATGAGAATCAGGGAACCACGAACAACAGCCCTTATCTTCAGTTCAGGAAAAATGGTCTGTACAGGAGCAaaaag TGAAGAGCAGTCACGGCTCGCAGCAAGGAAGTACGCGCGCGTGGTGCAGAAGCTGGGCTTCCCTGCCAAGTTCCTGGACTTCAAGATCCAGAACATGGTTGGGAGCTGTGATGTGAGGTTCCCCATCCGGCTGGAGGGGTTGGTTCTCACTCACCAGCAGTTCAGCAG CTATGAACCTGAACTATTTCCTGGCCTTATTTATAGGATGGTCAAACCAAGGATAGTGTTGCTTATCTTTGTGTCTGGAAAAGTTGTACTGACTG GAGCAAAAGAGCGTTCTGAAATCTATGAGGCATTTGAGAACATCTATCCCATTCTAAAAGGTTTCAAGAAAGCGTCATAA
- the ATG14 gene encoding beclin 1-associated autophagy-related key regulator, translating into MAAPSGCRPQPGGQGGAGAGAGPGAAPAALRGPEEDAEGLYVAVERCPLCNTTRRRLTCAKCVRGGDFVFFDGRDSERFSDKKERLMHLKTKQREFQKHVLKAMEGKEITDQLRWKIMSCKMRIEQLKQTICKENDEMTRHAEGLLRIKEENQKHYRRAQRHQEKKEKIQRHNRRLGDLVEKKTYDLKTQHEHLANLRRTHILELTSVIFPIEEVKTSMRDPADVSSESDNAMTSSTVSKLAEARRTTYLSGRWVCDDHNGDTSISITGPWITLPNNGDYSAYYNWVEEKKTTQGPDMEHNNPAYTISAALCYATQLVNTLSLILDVNLPKKLCNSEFCGENLSKHRFTRAVKKLNANILHLCFSQHVNLDLLHPLHTLRNLMYLVSPDTENLGRSGPFEISADLEDSMEFVDPSAAGETDESGDEHVSDEETDLGTDWENLPSPRFCDIPSQQVEMLQSQSTQASQPIASSSAGGMISSAAASVTSWFKAYTGHR; encoded by the exons ATGGCGGCTCCCAGCGGCTGCCGGCCGCAGCCCGGCGGGCAggggggcgccggggccggggcaggacCTGGGGCCGCTccggcggcgctgcggggcccCGAGGAAGACGCCGAGGGCCTGTACGTGGCGGTGGAGCGGTGCCCGCTCTGCAACACCACGCGCCGCCGCCTCACCTGCGCCAAGTGCGTCCGGGGCGGCGACTTCGTCTTCTTCGACGGCCGCGACTCGGAGAG GTTCTCAGACAAGAAAGAAAGGTTGATGCATCTTAAAACTAAACAGAGAGAATTCCAAAAACA TGTTTTGAAGGCCATGGAAGGGAAAGAGATAACTGATCAGCTG agatggaaaataatGTCTTGCAAGATGAGGATCGAGCAGCTGAAACAGACCATTTGCAAAGAAAACGATGAAATGACAAGAC ATGCAGAGGGGCTTCTGAGAATTAAAGAGGAGAACCAGAAGCATTATCGCAGGGCTCAGCGGCAtcaggagaagaaggagaagatcCAGAGGCACAACCGCAGGCTGGGAGACTTGGTCGAGAAAAAAACCTACGACTTGAAAACCCAGCACGAACATCTGGCAAACCTTCGGCGGACGCATATCCTGGAGCTAACATCAGTCATATTTCCCATCGAAGAAGTAAAGACAAGCATGAG AGATCCTGCAGACGTGTCTTCTGAGAGCGACAATGCTATGACCTCTAGCACTGTGAGCAAGCTTGCAGAAGCCAGGAGAACCACGTATCTCTCTGGGAGATGGGTGTGTGATGACCACAATGGGGACACCAGCATCAGTATCACAGGGCCTTGGATAACCCTTCCGAATAACGGAGATTACTCAGCGTATTACAACTGGGTGGAAGAGAAGAAGACTACACAAGGACCAG ataTGGAACATAATAACCCTGCTTACACCATCAGTGCTGCATTGTGCTATGCAACCCAGCTTGTTAACACTTTGTCTCTCATACTTGATGTAAATCTTCCCAAGAAGCTTTGCAACAG CGAGTTCTGCGGCGAGAATCTCAGCAAACACAGGTTCACGCGAGCAGTGAAGAAGCTGAATGCCAACATCCTTCACCTGTGCTTCTCTCAG CATGTAAATTTAGATCTGTTGCACCCACTGCATACGCTCAGGAACCTTATGTACCTGGTGAGCCCAGACACTGAGAACTTGGGCAG GTCTGGGCCTTTCGAAATCAGCGCTGATCTCGAAGACTCCATGGAGTTCGTGGACCCCAGCGCCGCCGGCGAGACGGATGAGAGCGGAGACGAGCACGTCAGCGACGAAGAGACGGACCTggggacagactgggagaatCTGCCGAGCCCCAGGTTCTGCGATATCCCCTCCCAGCAGGTGGAGAtgctgcagagccagagcaCGCAGGCGTCTCAGCCCATCGCCAGCAGCAGCGCTGGCGGCATgatctcttctgctgctgcctcagtgACCTCGTGGTTTAAGGCGTACACTGGACATCGCTAA